The following are from one region of the Corylus avellana chromosome ca1, CavTom2PMs-1.0 genome:
- the LOC132163974 gene encoding uncharacterized protein LOC132163974 produces MEIVDGTEQQRGSGSLYNLVFGHVPSQLEVENAINALLNFLVGESSSGSSLKCLQQKLDCVDPRLLLSQGYRTVCDAFRLLQTDPSIKRLVFALATDKAVWDAVMKNELVQTLRQSLYTVDYKRPQCSDEEPDLAASILRWILDVTKAKVLDLIEKFLSLVNELLQPPKGKKPTNIKKEETEEKVKASLLLSILILFIVVVARAQGL; encoded by the exons ATGGAGATTGTAGATGGAACAGAACAGCAAAGAGGAAGTGGGTCTCTCTATAATCTTGTTTTCGGACATGTTCCATCCCAATTGGAGGTTGAAAATGCCATCAATGCTCTCTTGAA TTTTTTGGTTGGGGAATCCTCATCTGGGTCATCGTTGAAATGCCTCCAGCAGAAGTTGGATTGCGTTGATCCAAGACTTTTGCTATCTCAGGGATACAGAACAGTTTGTGATGCTTTTCGATTGCTGCAAACAGATCCTTCCATTAAG AGACTAGTGTTTGCACTAGCAACTGATAAAGCTGTTTGGGATGCGGTTATGAAGAACGAATTGGTTCAAACTCTTCGACAGTCGCTCTACACAG TTGATTATAAAAGGCCTCAGTGCTCTGATGAAGAACCAGACTTGGCTGCAAGCATTTTGAGGTGGATTTTGGATGTCACAAAAGCAAAAGTTTTAGACCTCATTGAGAAATTTCTGTCACTAGTGAATGAGCTACTTCAACCCCCAAAGGGGAAGAAACCCACAAATATTAAGAAGGAAGAGACAGAAGAAAAAGTTAAAGCCTCATTGCTTCTCTCCATTTTGATCCTCTTCATTGTGGTTGTGGCCCGAGCCCAGGGTCTTTGA